aaaaagaaaaaaaaaaaaaaaaaagcatccactctatcacaatttctcttccatacttcaacatttcagctgtaatcctatCCACTCACGGTGCCTTTCCTAACCTTCAATCTCATTACTGCCCTTTTTACCTCCGCTCTTGCTACTGCCCCCTGCAACTGTAACTTTTCCTTCTATCCTCTATACTCATACAAGTAAGAACCTcatcttctcccacattcatcagttcttcaaaatactctttccaacttactttcacttcctccttttgattcagcaactcctttTTCCTTACTTCTCATCTTTCTACTTCAAAATCCACTGCTTTACTTTTTCACCTcctaatattttttcttattttccttaaacttttcactaaatttcaagatcttcatctactctttctctgCTCTCCTCTATCAGTTTCTTAACAGTCTGCTTAcacatattcttccctcctcctcctaaccatATGCCTCTTTTACTCTTCCACAGCATCTTATcacatctgtccaccatgcatttccctttatTCTTTTCTCACAATCTTGAATCTGAGAACAGTCATTCTTTAAACATTTTAAGCACCTAATTCATTCGTGACTACATCCCTCCATACATTTGCACTTTCACTGAAACTttctgtcacccttctttcatgctcctccttgcattctttgaTTTGTTTTCTCCCTTGCCAGCACTTTCACCTctacattcttccttacaccataactccacttctctctgatcctcacctccacaagcaTGAATCTCCAAAATTTTATTGGTAAAATTTTGTCATGGAAATGTTGTAGGGAAACtatacacttaaaaaaaaaaatcttataataAGAAACAACTCTAGAAAAATctctatgaaaaatgaaaaattttaccTTCCAGAGTTCAGCAACATCATTAGCTAGAGGGTCATCTGGATTGGGTGCTGAGAGAAGCGCTTGAATAGACAGCAACACAGTACGTATCTGCAACGCTGGACTCCACTTGTcttaaaaataaagatatttaaATGCATACAATAAATGAAATTTATAGCAATTCTATTTGCAATTATTCtccattataaaaaaaattcatattaccATGTTGAAATAATAAATTTACTTCAGTAATAAATAAATTTACTCGATACAAAAAATGATACACATTATACTTTTGATCACCTAGTTCGAGCTAATATTACATCTATCTGATGTGGAATACTTGCAAGTATTTCTTGCAACTCTCAAAACTTCCCAGCCATTCCATGTAAAAGTAACACGGCTGCATTCTCCTCCTTCAAACATAAATACCTCTGAGTGAATTATTCTTTTATCTCTAACTACACTTTCCTTTATAAGAAATGTGTCAGGAACACAATCATTCACTAAAAAATATCCTCAACTTATGTCTTGTGCAATTAAAGGAGTACAGTCTTCCATACCACTAGAGTAAGTCTATCTTTACCTCTGCATACCAAGTTGGATCATCACATAACACTAACATCTGCATTCCCATttccatattcatatataaaataACCCCAATAAGCCTTTTCTTACTGTCTATTTGTTCCCATTCTAGTCAAATCTATACTATATATCACTATCACTTTGGTGCAATACTTGTAAGCGCAATATTTGCCTCTTTTATATATAACTTCTTTCAAATATCTTACAGCAACAAATGTAGTTCTAAACTTTTCTACATTTTCAAGGAACCCTTCCatttattcatcattcattatcaaaCAATCTAAACAAAAATTTAAAGTATCAACAAGGTTAAACTTACCTTTAAGAATATCAAGACAAATTCTTCCTAATTTATCAATGTTGGGATGGTAAATTTTTGTCATGAACCTGAAAAAGATAATTAGTCTATATTAAGTACGCCATGCTAATGGAGACCAAATATCCATTAACGAGCAACACATGCTTTACTGGGGTAATCCATAATTGCTAAGCTTTCTCAATTCTAAAAATGggaattttaattttttaaaatacACCTTTTCCTTGCTTACATCCCTAAATGCCAACTAttactggaatttttttttaaactcaacATGGACACTAAGGATACCATACTAAAATGACATATATAAACACGTGTTCTGTAATTTGCATACCTTACACATACCTTTCATTGATTGTGGAGGCCTGTCTCTACTTTAAAAGCTTGCTAAGGGATATTGCTGAAcaatacttatctaaatatttgGACTATATGAGGCCATGACTTGCAGGACTTCATAATCAGTGAAATTTGGCTGATTAGGTTTACTTTGTATACATTTATCCTTTGAAGTTTTTGAGTTTTGCAACCAAGAGATCTATAATGTTTCCAATACCTGCTAGCAGTAAATTGAAGTTTCTCACTCCAGATGTTTACGATATTTTCTCTTACTGTACTCATGACACCTCGATCAAATAAGAAATTactagaaaagagagagatgtggaagaaAGAGGACTGGTATGAGAGACATGAGGGTAACTTAGTTTGAAGTTTGGCCTATTTCCAGATTGACTGACTTATAGCTCTCTGGCAAAACAAGATGTTCTCAAAATCTTAATGGTTCTGTCTGTCAGCTAAAAAAGATAATGCTTGTCCAAGTCTGAAATGAATGGATTAATTACTGATTGTCAGTGATGCTGTTTATCAAGCCTAAAACACAGGGGAAATATTAAATGGTTGCATCTTAAGTTTAGCAGTTATTTTACCTGACTTTCGGAGCACTCATTGGATACTCTTCCGGCAAGAACAGTTCTAATTTAAACACTCCACCTTCAAATGGCGACCCTTCTGGACCTGAGAATGAAAACACAATCATGTACACTCAACTAAATCAACAATGAACTCGCATTAAATTAGCACAGGTATATCCACGTACACTATCTTACATACTGCAGTCACTTAAGTTAGTttaataaagtaaataaaattGCATTTAACCATTTAAAAGATACAAACCTTTTCTCACTTTCAAAACATGGTGGCAAATGGGCTCTAAAAACACAGTTTCAGCAAAGGTAATTCAAGTTATGGAAACTCAACAACTGCATAATATGTTTTATGTACTGAGCTTGTTGGTTTGCCTCCAGCACAATAACCTTACCCTTTCGATGCTCCATGCAATGATTGTGCTGCTTTCAATAACACCAGCCACTCCCCCACCCAACTTATGCAGGTACATAGTGGTGAACATAATATAGAACTAGGATAATGTTCATCAATGTGCACTACCTCGAGAGTTGTACTCCTCTGACTTTCCAGTAGTTATGTAAACATTAGTGAATAACAATAATACAATCTCTGAAAATACTAATGCCAAATTACAAAATTACAGATTCAAATATAGTAGTTGGTTTGAAAATATCAACAATGCAAAAATAACGTATACAGTGTAATTCCCTATTTATACTGCATGGGAAGGGTTTTACGTTTGTTggaacccatctcttgaacattctcgtgtatcatacaacttctcaattttatgtatgctgtctgctttAATCATGTCCTcggtcatttcattccattcgtccaccactttTATACCCTAAAAAtatcttttacatcttttttaaagtGTCTTGCATAATatcatgttatttcctctggttgttctgaccctacatctgccaaagAACTATTCAATGTCTTCCAAtggtctgttttaaaaacttatagACAGTAGTGATAAggccattcttccctcttcctagGTGAGCAAATTTAAACCACTAGCCCCTCCTagttaactcagctctcttaattctggtcccATCTTTAGTGGCCCCATCTACACCTTTATTAACTTTGTGCTTCTTAAGGCGTAcagaccaaacttgaaaagcacaGTCTAGTTCTGACCTTAAACAAAATATGAGCATCTTATtaaatacttccttatccatgtgtactaatgctattctaatattttaCAAACACTCCTATGGTgcagcagttagcattcctgaccatggcgcattcacaggccgcacagggttgagtgcataggtccaaatcctggttgtggcaggcAGTCTAGTCAACCCAGCTactcatccacccctaggggttagtcaataaaaagggtacctggctcaggctagggtatgaatatatacatgtgtgtataagtatatgtctatgtgcatgtatatgtatgtatatgttgatatgtggatgtatgtgtgtgtatgtgcatttatatatatatttttctttcttttcttttaaactttgccattttcccgcgttagcgaggtagcgttaagaacagaggactgggccttttttggaatatcctcacctggccccctctgttccttcttttggaaaattaaaaaaaaaaaaaaaaaaaaaaacgagaggggaggatttccagccccccgctccctccccttttagtcgccttctacgacacgcagggaatatctgggaagtattcttaatcccctatccccaggggatatatatatatatatatatatttttttttcatactattcgccatttcccgcgttagcaaggtagcgttaagaacagaggactgagcctttaaggaagtatcctcacttggcccccttctctgttccttcttttggaaaattaaaaacgagaggggaggatttccagccccccgctcccttcccttttagttgccttgtacaacacgcaaggaatacgtgggaagtattctttttttttttttccatgtcatgtcatgtataatgcaccgaaaccacagctccctttccacatccaggccccacaaaactttccatgctttaccccagacgcttcacatgccctggttcaatccattgacagcacgtcgaccccggtataccacatcatttcaattcactctattccttgcacgcctatcaccttcctacatgtttaggccccgatcactcaaaatctttttcactccatccttctacctccaatttgatctcccacttctcgttccttctgcctctaacacatatatcctctttgtcaatctttcctcactcattctctccatgtgaccaaaccatttcagtacaccttcttctgctctctaaaccacactctttttattaccacacatctctcttaccctttcattacttacttgatcaaaccacctcactacacatattgtcctcaaacatctcatttccaaacacatccaccctccttcacacaactctatctatagcccacgcctcgcaaccatataacatgttggaaccacgCTGGAACCAcgctggaaccattattccttcaaacatacccatttttgctttctgagataatgttctcaccttccaaacatttttcaatgctcccagaactttcaccccctaccctaccctgtgactcacttctacttccatggttccatctgctgccaaatccacttgattagagcctcagctgcccatgtcaTTTCagctaatatgaaaaaaaaatagtttgtgtGCTAATATCCTAATATGGGATGCTAAAAACATGTTAAGAATGATGTCAACTCTCAAGTCTTTCTGGCACACACATCCTGCTAAATAATACTCATATTAaggctttctttcactttgtcccttcCTCATTACATTAACTCTGCACagcttgaatttcatcaaccatgtatcgaAACAACTTAAGAGTATGTTAAGGTTCTGTTGTAAGTAGACACAATCTTCttcacttttcatttccctcatgatgTTTGTATCATCTGTAACCATGTTCAGGTTGGAGTCATTAACATACATCAACAAGAGTAAAGGTCGAcaaacagaaccctgtggcactaaGCTGGTTACCttaacccatttggagaaggcctCTCTGACaggcatcctttgttcccttccaccgaGATAAACCTTCAGTCCTTCAAAGGAGttttccccttattcctgtctGGTAATCCTActttttaatcagcctcccatgcagttcagtgtcaaatgctttctagcattCCAGATAAAAACAATCAATCCAATCTTCCTGCTTGTCTAcgacagagctctctctctcaaagaaatcTAAGTGGTTTCTTAAAACATGAACTCCTTTCCTAAAAACAGTGCTGTCTCTTACTTTggtaatttctcctttgcagagagtattccattttctttctaattcCCTTTCGTTCCTTAATGCTCAAGACACCACCCATCACAAAACTACAATTAattgtttcaacatatcccaagacccttcatgcccatgatgcaacttctATAAAGAAAACACCAAGGCCTGCTATTTACAGAGAACATTATTAAAATTCATGAAAGACTGAGAATGACCAGATGACTGTGAAGGAATCCAGGAAGTTCTTCACCATCAGGGATGCCATTATGGTCATAGGAGAGTGGTGGAAGCTTTACCCTCCGGTCATTCATGGATTCCAGGGTTCTGGTGTTGACACTGAAGTACCAGGAACACATGCAAACATGGAGGCAATGGCAAAAAAGTCAGCTTTGATGAAGTTTCAAAGTGTGTGCGAaaagaggaagctgagagtaaatctatctatctctgatgcccgttctcTCTGGAAACACCTCAAAGGGGAAGCCACACCAAAGTCattccataacaagtgaactccagtgccacttctttgccttcactgcctcaccctttaacaggccactggttgTGGGCAACTCTATCCTagtattttcagaggctcctaccttatgatgtaacTGAATACTTCTCCCTAATGTGTCGAACAAATGTTCCAACACGCTACTTCTAAAGGTAAATACATGTAACGTCCGTAGGTTTAGCAATGtaaaggacaggttagttggagttgtgagtctgaatggagaaatatagaggaagtgagtcataaggagAGTGAGGCGGAGAAGGTTCTGgtaacaatgaagaatgtgtggaaattgagttCATAATCTGGAAGGGCAATAATGGTACGTTTGAAGGCATAACAGTCCCAAATATATCACATTGTTGTacagcatgggctataaatgaagATGTGCAGAAGCGGATGGACGtgatggaagtgaaatgtttaaggacaatatatggtgaaaATGGTTTGAGtagataataaaagggtaagaaaaacgaacggtaatataaaaaaaaaaaaaaagtgtggttaagagagctgaagagagtgctgaaatggtttggacatatggagagaatgagtgagggaaggctgataatgaggatacatgtgtcagaaggggagggaacatggagatggaacgatggagtgaaaaacattttgagagatcggagcttgaacatgtaggagagtgaaaggcgtgcatgggatacagtgaatagaaatgatgtggtatacaagggtcaatgtgctgtcaatggacagaaccagtgcatgtgaaagaCCTGCagaggggaaaccatggaaaggtctgttgggtatGGTTGTGGACAAGGGGCAGTGggattggtgcattacacatgaaagctagagaatgaatgtaagcaaatgtggcctttcttcatttgttcctgatgatacATTGCTTATATGGGACATGACaatcaagtgtgaaagaaaaacaaagaaaataccgTAACTTACATGCACTAAACATCATTTACAAGAATTAAGGAAAACAatcttattttcatcaaaaatataaGCTCTAATACAAGCAAAactatttcttttattatcaCCATAATAACTGGCAAATAAACCTGGCTTCCTGCCATGACAACACAATTACACAGAAAATTATgggtgactgtgatgcatgatattttttccagTTGTGTTGTTAGGTTTCTTGAGTGACATCTATGAATATGAGATAGAATCAGACATCAAGTGGGAATTCAAATGTGGGTAGGTGCCATTAAACCTCATATAAGGCACGGAACAGTCCAGGATGATACTTCAATTGTGATTCAGAGCATTGTAAGGGCTAAACACCAAGATTTGGACACATTATATCATATGTAATAGGCACCAGGATTCATTACAAAGGTCACAAGAGGTGCAAATACATATAGAACTTTCACTGTGCTGATCCATTTAGTGTGTTTCATGaaacacttttctttctttttaagcttttttaaagaaaaaactatCAAAATCCATCAAACACTTCAAATGTCCCATCTAAAATCATGCAAAACGCATAGGTCTCCTCTTCAGTTTGAGAAGTAAGCTCATCCAACAAGAAGAGCATGATCAGAGTTCTGCGAATCAATGCCTTGAGTCACTAGCTCTGGGCACTCTCCCCATATTCAGCCAAGCATGGaggatttatttttcatatttttgcttATTCTGTATGAAAAAGACCCATAATGTATGGAAAATGGCATGCAGATGTCAGTGTTGGTAATGTGGGCAAGCATTAAGGAAATGAAACAGTTTGGATGGGAATATTCAGGTTATACGTTTGGGTGTGACTAGTACCCTTATTTTACCATGTTTTTACTGCAGCATGGTGGGATTATTCCTCATAAGTCTGCTTACTTTTCTGTGTGTAAGGGATTCACATGTCTGGAAAATAGCATGCAGGTCTTAGTGTTGGTAAAGAGGGTAAGAATTTAAGGAAGTGCAACAGTTTAGATATGAAAAATGCTTGATATAAGGCATCTCCTAGCTGCTTGCTTAGCTGATGAAAAATGGTATGGTATAGCACTACGACAATCAGCTCTCTGTGTGCCAGCTCAGGGTGCTTTCCCGAGGGCCATATTTCCCACAGCATGATGGGTATAGTCATCTATTTTTGCCTACTTTTGTTTGCACAAGACAAAATGTCTGGAAAATGGCATGCAGGTGTTAGTATTGGAAAATGTGGGCAAGCATTACAGAAAACAGCTAGTACTCACGTCTTATCATGTTTTCAGCAGCATGGTGGGTTTATTTCATGTATTTCTGCCTACTTTTCTGTGTGGAAGAGATCCATGATGTCTGGAAAATGGCATGCAGGTGTTAGTGTTGGTTATGTGGGTAAGCATTTAAGGAAAAGCAAAAGTTTAGATGTGAAAAATGCAGTTTGTTAGGCATacagacagtgattaagtatgcaTCAATCTCTTATTGTCCTAGCTGTGCGTTCAGCCAATGAAAAAACTATTCAGTAAAGCATCGAGCCAATCAGAAACTTGGGCTGTAAGTTGAACATTCTCCACACAGCCATGTCTGTTGCAGCATGGTGGCTTCATTCTTTACTATCAATGCCTATTTTTGTTTGTGCAAGACACCTACGATGTCTAGAGAAAGTCCTGCAGGAaatagtgatggttgtgttgccaAGCAGTCAAGAGAGAGTCAGTTTGCATATGAAATGGCAGATGATAAGGAACACAGATTTTGGTGAGCATCAGCTTAATGTCAGCCAAGTCTATTTCCATGGAGGATGAGCCTCAGAATAGCATACCCTCACAGCAGCTCCACCTACCCTATTACCTTCTCAAGCATCATTTAGTGCCATTTTCACATGTAGTTCTTTGACCAGGTATGTGTCCCCAGCACTATTAGAGGTCCATCTGTATCATACTAAATGGCACTTTATAGTCATATATCATATACAGGTAGTGTGTGGGTAGCATGTCAGTGGTGCCATAGATAGTCACAATGGCTGATGCACAACTTAGTACATCCG
This portion of the Panulirus ornatus isolate Po-2019 chromosome 4, ASM3632096v1, whole genome shotgun sequence genome encodes:
- the ben gene encoding ubiquitin-conjugating enzyme E2 N isoform X3, with the protein product MAAGLPRRIIKETQRLMAEPVPGISAVPDETNARYFHVVVAGPEGSPFEGGVFKLELFLPEEYPMSAPKVRFMTKIYHPNIDKLGRICLDILKDKWSPALQIRTVLLSIQALLSAPNPDDPLANDVAELWKVNESEAIRIAREWTQTYAMGN
- the ben gene encoding ubiquitin-conjugating enzyme E2 N isoform X2 is translated as MSSATNDVNHQDLIDFKETQRLMAEPVPGISAVPDETNARYFHVVVAGPEGSPFEGGVFKLELFLPEEYPMSAPKVRFMTKIYHPNIDKLGRICLDILKDKWSPALQIRTVLLSIQALLSAPNPDDPLANDVAELWKVNESEAIRIAREWTQTYAMGN